Below is a genomic region from Treponema sp. OMZ 798.
CAGTAAATGTTGCAACCTTTGTCGGATATAAAAGGGGAGGACTGATAGGTTCCGTTTTTTCTACATCCGGAGTCGTTTTTCCTTCCCTTATAATAATTACGCTCATAGCTGCCTTTGTGTCAAATTTTAACGAATTAGTCTGGGTTCAAAAAGCCTTAAGAGGAATAAATGTTGCCGTTGCAGTTTTATTGGTCAAGGCGGTTTTTTCTTTTGGAAAAAAAACGGTTTTGGATTTATGCACGTTTTTAATTGCAGCTCTTTCGTTTGTGTTTATGTTTGTTTTTAAGGTGCAGGGCATCTGGATAGTAATAGGTTCGGCTCTTTCAGGCTGGCTTTTTCAAACGTTCAAATCAAGGCGGCTTTTAAAAGAGAATAGGGGAGAAGAATCCTGATGAGCTTGATTGGTTTGTTTTTTTTGTTTATGTACATCGGGCTTTGCACCATAGGAGGCGGTCTTGTGGCTATTACTTTGATGCAGCAAGAGTTGATTACCAGAGGGCTTATAAGTTCCGAAGATTTTTTTGCAATGGTTGCCATTTCAGAATCAACTCCCGGTCCGATGGGGATCAATATGGCAACCTATATAGGCTATGAACTTTACGGAGTTTTGGGAAGTATAGTTTTGACTACCGGAATTGTTCTTCCTTCACTGATAGTTATAGTTTTGATAGCCCGCTTTGCCTCAGCTTTCCAAGAAAAGCCTTTGGTAAAAAAAAGTTTTTACGGCTTAAGAGCCGGAGCTGTCGGTATGATTGCTGTCGCTTGTTGCCAGGTAATAAATATTTCGATTTTAAATTTACCTGTCTTTAGGGCAAGCGGTAAAATAACAGACATTGTGCATATAAAACAATTTGCTTTTTTTGGGCTCCTATTTTTTGTAAGTATTTTCTTTAAAAAGCTTCATCCAATAGTTTTGGTTGCCGCCGGAGCCCTGTTCGGCATTCTGTTTTTATAAGCAAAACCTATTGACATTTTTTGTATTTTACTATATTATATCCAACGTTACGGGCAATAGCGCAGTTGGTTAGCGTACAAGTCTGGGGGACTTGGGGTCCCCGGTTCAAATCCGGGTTGCCCGATAAAGAACTTCGTTTTTTAAAACGAAGTTCTTTTTTTTTTGCAAAAAAAAGGCAGTCTTTTAGACTGCCTTTATCTTTTAATAGCCGAATACCATTTTTATTGTTGCTTCGGCTCCTGTTCCTTTAAAACTTCCTGTAAATGAAGGAGATGCTGCCGAAACAGCCGTTTCAAGCCTAAATATTCTTGTTTCCAAAAAAAGGCCTCCCGTATTTTTCCATACCCTGTCTTCATAACTCATTCCTATGTAGGCGCCCAATACTTTTAAAAAACGGCTTTCCAATTTTAAGCCGGCATCTACATAAAATGGCTTATAGCAATGGCAGCCTAGGCTTGGTGTAATAATCAAATAATCGTTTAAAAAAGGCCTTATATCCGAACTTACTGCGAGTTTTAAGGGACGGAATATTTTTTTTTGCGGTAAGTTATATGCTAAATTTGTCTCATTAAAAGATCCGCTGGGCGGTTTTATTTGGGCTGCTTGATCAGGTGTTATAAAGTTATTCATATATTGAATTAAAGATTCTATTCTAAAATCACCTTCATATATTTTTGAAATACCCTTATTTAATCGTGCCGGAAAAATAGGAATATTTATGACATTAAAATTCAGGTTGGCTAGTTCATTAAAAGTATAGGTACCGTAAAAATTAAAATCAACGCCTCCCCTTGATAAAATATCTCCTAGATCGAATTTGCTGTTTGGGTTTCCGAATATGGGAATATGAGAGTACATATTTAGTTTTAACTTACCTCTTGCAGCTATACTGCCTGTTATAGGATCATTGATAAACTCATAATCGCCCATATCAGATTCCATATAAAATGCGGGTATAAAATAAGAAGTGCTTACTCTAAATTTAAATGAATTAAATTTCATTCCGTAAAAAATACCGGTATCTGCAAAGGCTTGCCATGAGCCCATGATTTTTCCGTTAAAGCTGTTTGAAGAAAGATTTCCCTTTGCTGCAAAATCGATTATATTTTTGGGAATATTTGAAAATCCGTAAGCATCTGCTTTTATAAAAAAACCAAATTCGGCCTTTGATTTTATATAAATATCCAAGTATATATTTGCGGCTGTAGCTGCTGATACTCCGAATCCGGTCTTAGGTAATTTATTCGACATATCAACTAAATCTACTTCAAGACTGTCTTTAAACAAATCCATAATTTTAAAATATGAATTGGAGGCTCCAACTTTAATTTCGACACCGAAGGCAAATGCTTGTCTGCCGTTTTTTAAAAAAGGCTCCTTA
It encodes:
- a CDS encoding chromate transporter, with amino-acid sequence MKKSERFKNYLSLFAGFFKIGLVTFGGGLAMLPILKRDLVDSKGWVTEAEILDYFAIGQSTPGIIAVNVATFVGYKRGGLIGSVFSTSGVVFPSLIIITLIAAFVSNFNELVWVQKALRGINVAVAVLLVKAVFSFGKKTVLDLCTFLIAALSFVFMFVFKVQGIWIVIGSALSGWLFQTFKSRRLLKENRGEES
- a CDS encoding chromate transporter; amino-acid sequence: MSLIGLFFLFMYIGLCTIGGGLVAITLMQQELITRGLISSEDFFAMVAISESTPGPMGINMATYIGYELYGVLGSIVLTTGIVLPSLIVIVLIARFASAFQEKPLVKKSFYGLRAGAVGMIAVACCQVINISILNLPVFRASGKITDIVHIKQFAFFGLLFFVSIFFKKLHPIVLVAAGALFGILFL